In Brevibacterium zhoupengii, the following are encoded in one genomic region:
- the purU gene encoding formyltetrahydrofolate deformylase, with the protein MSREWILRVTCPDATGIVHAVTGVLASLGANITESQQFSSPDSLQFFLRVQFVTSADAEATTLESALAEAAHRFDMTLSLQPVEKKTRTLVLVSKAAHCLNTLLFQQSSGQLPIDIVGVAGNHDSLRSLAEFHGHDFHHIPITRDTKEAAEAGLSHLVESLDVELIVLARYMQILSPDLCARLEGRVINIHHSFLPSFKGAKPYHQAHARGVKIIGATAHYVTPDLDEGPIIEQDVARVDHNRNIADFVQRGQDVEAAVLARAVAWHAEGRVLMDGHRTVVFN; encoded by the coding sequence ATGAGTCGAGAATGGATCCTGCGAGTCACCTGCCCGGACGCCACCGGAATCGTCCACGCCGTGACCGGGGTTCTGGCCTCGCTCGGTGCCAACATCACCGAGTCCCAGCAGTTCTCCTCCCCCGATTCTCTGCAGTTCTTCCTCCGGGTCCAGTTCGTCACGAGTGCGGATGCCGAGGCCACGACTCTGGAGTCTGCCCTCGCCGAGGCGGCCCACCGTTTCGACATGACGCTCAGTCTCCAACCGGTGGAGAAGAAGACGCGGACCCTCGTCCTCGTGTCCAAGGCCGCCCACTGCCTCAACACCCTGCTGTTCCAGCAGAGCTCGGGTCAGCTGCCCATCGACATCGTCGGGGTGGCCGGCAATCATGATTCGCTGCGGTCACTGGCCGAATTCCACGGCCACGACTTCCACCACATTCCGATCACCCGGGATACGAAGGAGGCCGCCGAGGCGGGGCTGAGTCACCTCGTCGAGAGCCTCGACGTCGAGCTCATCGTCCTCGCCCGGTACATGCAGATCCTCTCCCCCGATCTGTGTGCTCGGCTGGAGGGCCGAGTCATCAACATCCACCACTCGTTCCTGCCCAGCTTCAAGGGTGCCAAGCCCTACCACCAGGCGCATGCCCGCGGTGTCAAGATCATCGGCGCCACCGCCCACTACGTCACCCCTGACCTCGACGAGGGCCCGATCATCGAACAGGACGTCGCCCGCGTCGATCACAACCGCAATATCGCCGACTTCGTCCAGCGCGGACAGGACGTCGAAGCAGCCGTGCTCGCCCGCGCCGTGGCCTGGCATGCCGAGGGCCGGGTCCTCATGGACGGCCACCGCACAGTCGTCTTCAACTGA
- a CDS encoding serine hydroxymethyltransferase, with the protein MTDNTMQASLADIDPQIAEVLDQELGRQRSTLEMIASENFVPRAVLQAQGSVLTNKYAEGYPGKRYYGGCEYVDVAETLAIDRAKSLFGAEYANVQSHSGASANAAVMHALARQGDKMLGLSLAHGGHLTHGMKINFSGRLYDVASYEVDPDTYRIDMDKVRERALEHRPEVIVAGWSAYPRQLDFQAFRDIADEVGAKLWVDMAHFAGLVAAGLHPNPVPFADVVSSTVHKTIGGPRSGFILGKEEYAKKLNSAVFPGQQGGPLMHVIAAKAVAFKLAASAEFKARQERTVRGAQILAERLLADDVANAGATVLTGGTDVHLVLVDLRNSALDGQQAEDLLHEVGITVNRNAVPFDPRPPMVTSGLRIGTPALATRGFGDAEFTEVADVIAEALKPGANVEALSARVKKLSDNFPLYEDLEQY; encoded by the coding sequence ATGACTGATAACACGATGCAGGCTTCGCTTGCAGACATCGATCCCCAGATTGCGGAAGTCCTCGACCAGGAACTGGGTCGCCAGCGTTCGACTCTGGAGATGATCGCCTCGGAGAACTTCGTGCCGCGCGCAGTGCTGCAGGCACAGGGCTCCGTGCTGACGAACAAGTACGCCGAAGGCTACCCGGGCAAGCGCTACTACGGTGGCTGCGAGTACGTCGATGTCGCTGAGACGCTGGCTATCGACCGGGCCAAGAGCCTCTTCGGTGCCGAATACGCCAACGTGCAGTCGCACTCCGGCGCCTCCGCCAACGCTGCCGTGATGCACGCGCTCGCCCGTCAGGGTGACAAGATGCTCGGCCTCTCCCTGGCCCACGGAGGTCACCTCACCCACGGCATGAAGATCAACTTCTCGGGCCGCCTCTACGACGTCGCCTCCTACGAAGTCGATCCCGACACGTACCGCATCGACATGGACAAGGTGCGCGAGCGTGCGCTCGAACACCGTCCAGAGGTCATCGTCGCAGGTTGGTCCGCTTACCCGCGTCAGCTCGACTTCCAGGCCTTCCGCGACATCGCCGACGAGGTCGGAGCGAAGCTCTGGGTCGACATGGCACACTTCGCCGGTCTCGTCGCCGCCGGCCTGCACCCCAACCCGGTGCCCTTCGCCGATGTCGTGTCCTCGACGGTGCACAAGACCATCGGCGGCCCACGCTCAGGCTTCATCCTCGGCAAGGAGGAGTACGCGAAGAAGCTGAACTCCGCAGTCTTCCCGGGGCAGCAGGGCGGACCTCTGATGCATGTGATCGCCGCGAAGGCAGTGGCGTTCAAGCTTGCCGCCTCGGCAGAGTTCAAGGCTCGTCAGGAGCGGACCGTGCGCGGTGCGCAGATCCTGGCCGAGCGCCTCCTGGCCGATGACGTCGCCAACGCCGGAGCCACGGTGCTCACCGGCGGCACCGACGTTCACCTGGTACTCGTCGACCTGCGCAACTCAGCCCTGGACGGACAGCAGGCAGAGGATCTGCTGCATGAGGTCGGAATCACGGTCAACCGCAACGCCGTTCCGTTCGATCCACGTCCGCCCATGGTGACCTCCGGTCTGCGCATCGGCACCCCGGCCTTGGCCACCCGTGGGTTCGGCGACGCCGAATTCACCGAGGTCGCCGATGTCATCGCCGAGGCGCTCAAGCCCGGTGCGAACGTCGAAGCCCTCAGCGCTCGGGTCAAGAAGCTCAGCGACAACTTCCCCCTCTACGAAGATCTGGAGCAGTACTGA
- a CDS encoding bifunctional methylenetetrahydrofolate dehydrogenase/methenyltetrahydrofolate cyclohydrolase: protein MAAQILDGKACAKEIKDELRTAVANLAERGVVPGLATVLVGEDPGSKWYVAGKHRDCAEVGIHSIRRDLPESVSQDELLSVIDELNADDECTGYIVQLPLPSHIDTDTVLERIDPAKDADGLHPTNLGRLMLNVNREITTPLPCTPRGVIELMQRNGIELAGKHVVVVGRGVTVGRSIGALLTRREHNATVTLTHTGTRNLPELLAQADIIVAAAGSARIVTADAVKPGAVVLDVGVSREEDPETGKSKIVGDVDPAVAEVAAWVSPNPGGVGPMTRALLLKNVVDVAERAAAAA, encoded by the coding sequence ATGGCAGCCCAGATCCTTGACGGCAAGGCCTGTGCGAAGGAGATCAAGGACGAGCTGCGGACAGCCGTCGCGAACCTGGCCGAGCGGGGAGTCGTCCCCGGCTTGGCCACGGTCCTCGTCGGGGAGGATCCCGGTTCGAAGTGGTACGTGGCAGGCAAGCATCGTGACTGCGCCGAGGTGGGCATCCATTCCATCCGCCGTGATCTGCCGGAGTCGGTGAGCCAGGACGAGCTCCTGTCGGTCATCGACGAGCTCAATGCCGACGACGAATGCACCGGTTACATCGTGCAGCTGCCGTTGCCGTCCCACATCGACACGGACACCGTCCTCGAACGCATCGACCCGGCCAAGGATGCGGACGGGCTGCATCCGACCAACCTGGGCCGGCTCATGCTCAACGTCAACCGGGAGATCACGACCCCGCTTCCGTGCACCCCTCGCGGGGTCATCGAACTCATGCAGCGCAACGGGATCGAACTGGCGGGCAAGCATGTGGTCGTCGTCGGCCGCGGCGTCACCGTCGGCCGGTCGATCGGAGCACTGCTGACTCGCCGTGAGCACAACGCCACGGTGACGCTGACACATACCGGGACGAGGAATCTGCCCGAGCTGCTGGCTCAGGCCGACATCATCGTCGCCGCCGCAGGATCGGCTCGGATCGTGACCGCCGACGCGGTCAAGCCCGGTGCCGTCGTCCTCGACGTCGGAGTCTCACGCGAAGAGGACCCGGAGACCGGGAAGTCGAAGATCGTGGGAGATGTGGATCCTGCCGTCGCCGAGGTGGCGGCCTGGGTGTCCCCGAATCCTGGAGGAGTCGGACCCATGACCCGGGCACTGCTTCTCAAGAACGTCGTCGACGTGGCCGAACGCGCCGCAGCGGCCGCCTGA
- a CDS encoding GNAT family N-acetyltransferase: MAVDETFDSEQLSISPLDEVDAREMREFLLGAQKNFWGDRDLSGDHDAYWFHQFVTSGLVARYRSEIVGYLLGVVPHDGPAYIHLVAARTDFRHQGIGRHLYQYFIEHARKLGVSSVQATTMPDSSAAISFHSSLGFSGELIEDYAGAGNPRVFFELKLLEE; the protein is encoded by the coding sequence ATGGCCGTAGACGAGACTTTCGATTCTGAGCAGCTGAGCATCAGCCCGCTCGACGAAGTAGACGCCCGTGAGATGCGAGAGTTCCTGCTCGGTGCGCAGAAGAACTTCTGGGGAGACAGGGACCTCAGCGGAGACCACGATGCCTATTGGTTCCATCAGTTCGTGACCTCCGGGTTGGTTGCCAGGTATCGTTCGGAGATCGTCGGCTATCTGCTCGGCGTCGTCCCCCATGACGGCCCTGCCTACATCCATCTGGTTGCGGCTCGGACAGATTTCCGCCATCAGGGCATCGGCCGGCACCTGTACCAGTATTTCATCGAGCACGCCCGAAAGCTGGGTGTCTCATCGGTGCAGGCGACAACCATGCCGGATTCCTCGGCAGCGATCTCGTTCCATTCTTCGCTCGGGTTCAGCGGTGAACTCATCGAGGACTACGCGGGTGCAGGAAATCCTCGAGTGTTCTTCGAACTCAAACTCCTCGAGGAGTGA
- a CDS encoding exodeoxyribonuclease III — protein MIRIASVNVNGVRAAWRKGMPTWVDSAKPDFITLQEVRAANDIALTVLEDTGYTTISHDAEAKGRAGVAVMARNEPVEVREGLGTDGYFDRAGRWLETDYRLGDGSLLTLVSAYVHSGEVDTPKQEDKYRFLDRMTLRLPELAEHSDHVLITGDLNVCHTERDLKNWKANRKKAGFLPEERAYFDGFFGEVGYVDVHRDLSGDVDGPYTWWSMRGQAFDNNAGWRIDYQMATPALAKAAVKATVDKADSWAERWSDHAPLVIDYDLPAPK, from the coding sequence ATGATTCGGATTGCATCAGTCAACGTCAACGGAGTTCGAGCGGCATGGAGAAAGGGGATGCCCACCTGGGTCGATAGTGCGAAACCCGACTTCATCACGCTGCAGGAAGTCAGGGCGGCCAACGACATCGCCCTCACAGTGCTCGAGGACACCGGGTACACCACGATCAGCCACGACGCCGAGGCGAAGGGACGTGCCGGAGTCGCCGTCATGGCTCGGAATGAGCCCGTCGAAGTCCGTGAAGGACTCGGCACGGACGGGTACTTCGATCGGGCCGGTCGGTGGTTGGAGACGGACTACCGCCTCGGCGATGGGTCGCTGCTGACTCTCGTCTCGGCCTACGTCCATTCAGGCGAGGTCGACACTCCCAAACAGGAGGACAAATACCGCTTCCTCGACCGGATGACGTTGCGTCTGCCTGAACTCGCAGAACACTCCGATCACGTGCTCATCACCGGTGACCTCAACGTCTGCCACACCGAACGGGATCTGAAGAACTGGAAGGCCAACCGCAAGAAGGCCGGGTTCCTGCCCGAGGAGCGCGCCTACTTCGACGGGTTCTTCGGCGAGGTCGGCTACGTTGACGTGCACCGCGACCTCAGCGGAGACGTCGACGGCCCCTACACCTGGTGGTCCATGCGTGGGCAGGCCTTCGACAACAATGCCGGGTGGCGTATCGACTACCAGATGGCGACACCGGCACTCGCGAAGGCAGCAGTCAAAGCAACGGTGGACAAGGCCGACAGCTGGGCCGAACGCTGGTCCGATCATGCTCCGCTCGTCATCGACTACGATCTGCCCGCACCAAAATAG
- a CDS encoding CstA-like transporter-associated (seleno)protein, translating to MTSASTHPLERLVKDPWGSLRRGAAGLLWYLKEIMGENAYIHYMESYERRHGTREGAMGEKEFWRDLTDEQDRNPKARCC from the coding sequence ATGACCAGCGCAAGCACACATCCGCTTGAGCGTCTCGTCAAGGACCCATGGGGTTCGCTGCGCCGAGGCGCGGCGGGACTCCTGTGGTATCTCAAGGAGATCATGGGCGAGAACGCCTACATCCACTACATGGAGTCCTATGAGCGCCGCCACGGCACTCGTGAGGGTGCGATGGGTGAGAAGGAGTTCTGGCGTGATCTCACCGATGAGCAGGACCGCAATCCGAAGGCTCGGTGCTGCTGA
- a CDS encoding carbon starvation CstA family protein: MVIELNEEEILSVEYVRTEEGLPPVAVVEKPRWTPVKIVIWVVIALVAAAGWAMVAFVRGEEMSASWFVAAAVGSYLIAFRFYAKFIEWKICRPDPKRATPAELNDNGRDFAPTDRRVLFGHHFAAISGAGPLVGPILAAQMGYLPGTLWIVLGVIVAGGVQDYLVLFFSMRRNGRSLGQMTRDELGRTGGIIASLGIILIMVILIAVLGVVIINALAESPWGVFSIAMTIPIAVFMGIYMRYLRPGKVVEVSVIGIVLLILAIVAGGWVHNSPVWSEVFHLDKVTLAWCLMIYGFLAAVLPVWVLLAPRDYLSTFMKIGTIILLAVGILIVNPSVQMPAVTEFAFNSEGPAFAGALFPFLFITIACGALSGFHALISSGTTPKLIEKESQARLIGYGGMLMESFVAIMALVAAICLDKGLYFAMNAAEPLTGGTAQGASDFINNSLGMSGVTTSPEILDQAAKDVGEGSIVSRTGGAPTLAMGMAHILHNIFGGPAWMSFWYHFAVMFEALFILTTIDAGTRVARFMLSDALGNFSKKFRDPSWTPGAWLTTAIMVGAWGSILLMGVTDPLGGINTLFPLFGISNQLLAAIALAVIFAIVCKMGLARWAWIPGIPLVIDLVVTMTASWQKIFSSDPALGYWAQHFAYRDALASGETSLGNTEGAAAMGAVVRNTFVQGTLSIVFALLVAMVVIMAVWKSVEAIKKGSLPTSEEPYTETKMFAPAGLIARKAEREVQAQWEEHSPQHRP; encoded by the coding sequence ATGGTCATCGAGCTCAACGAGGAGGAAATCTTGTCGGTCGAATACGTCAGAACCGAAGAGGGGTTGCCACCGGTGGCTGTGGTTGAGAAGCCGCGGTGGACCCCGGTGAAGATCGTCATCTGGGTGGTCATCGCGCTGGTCGCGGCCGCCGGTTGGGCGATGGTGGCGTTCGTGCGCGGAGAGGAGATGTCGGCCAGCTGGTTCGTCGCCGCTGCAGTCGGCAGCTACCTCATCGCGTTCCGGTTCTACGCCAAGTTCATCGAATGGAAGATCTGCCGCCCCGACCCGAAGCGGGCCACCCCGGCAGAGCTCAATGACAACGGACGCGACTTCGCGCCCACGGACCGGCGCGTGCTCTTCGGCCACCACTTCGCCGCCATCTCCGGTGCCGGCCCCCTGGTCGGCCCGATCCTGGCCGCACAGATGGGCTACCTGCCCGGGACCCTGTGGATCGTACTCGGCGTCATCGTCGCCGGCGGCGTTCAGGACTACCTGGTGCTCTTCTTCTCGATGCGCCGCAACGGCCGCTCGCTGGGTCAGATGACTCGTGATGAGCTCGGTCGCACGGGCGGAATCATCGCCTCACTGGGCATCATCCTCATCATGGTCATCCTCATCGCCGTCCTCGGCGTCGTCATCATCAACGCTCTGGCCGAGAGCCCCTGGGGTGTGTTCTCCATCGCCATGACGATTCCCATCGCCGTGTTCATGGGCATCTATATGCGCTACCTGCGCCCGGGCAAGGTCGTCGAGGTCTCGGTCATCGGCATCGTCCTCCTGATCCTGGCCATCGTGGCCGGCGGCTGGGTCCACAACTCGCCTGTCTGGTCGGAGGTCTTCCACCTCGACAAGGTCACCCTGGCCTGGTGCCTGATGATCTACGGCTTCCTTGCAGCCGTCCTGCCGGTATGGGTGCTGCTGGCGCCGCGTGACTACCTGTCGACATTCATGAAGATCGGCACCATCATCCTTTTGGCTGTCGGCATCCTCATCGTCAACCCCAGCGTGCAGATGCCTGCCGTGACCGAGTTCGCGTTCAACTCCGAAGGCCCTGCCTTCGCTGGAGCTCTGTTCCCCTTCCTCTTCATCACCATTGCCTGCGGGGCGCTATCGGGATTCCACGCTCTGATCTCTTCGGGCACCACGCCGAAGCTGATCGAGAAGGAATCCCAGGCCCGCCTCATCGGCTACGGAGGAATGCTCATGGAGTCCTTCGTCGCGATCATGGCCCTGGTGGCCGCGATCTGCCTCGACAAGGGACTGTACTTCGCCATGAATGCCGCCGAACCCCTCACGGGAGGGACAGCGCAGGGAGCTTCGGACTTCATCAACAACTCGCTGGGCATGTCCGGAGTCACGACAAGTCCCGAAATATTGGATCAGGCGGCCAAGGACGTCGGCGAAGGAAGCATCGTCTCCCGCACCGGTGGTGCCCCAACCCTGGCAATGGGCATGGCACACATCCTCCACAACATCTTCGGCGGACCCGCATGGATGTCCTTCTGGTACCACTTCGCGGTCATGTTCGAGGCCCTGTTCATCCTCACCACCATCGATGCCGGCACACGTGTCGCTCGCTTCATGCTCAGTGACGCCCTCGGCAACTTCTCCAAGAAGTTCCGCGATCCCTCGTGGACCCCTGGCGCATGGCTGACGACGGCGATCATGGTCGGAGCGTGGGGGTCGATCCTGCTGATGGGTGTCACCGACCCGCTCGGCGGCATCAACACTCTGTTCCCGCTCTTCGGCATCTCCAACCAGTTGTTGGCGGCCATTGCACTGGCGGTGATATTTGCCATCGTGTGCAAGATGGGCCTGGCCCGCTGGGCATGGATTCCGGGAATTCCTCTGGTCATCGACCTTGTGGTCACCATGACCGCGTCGTGGCAGAAGATCTTCTCCTCCGATCCCGCCCTCGGCTACTGGGCTCAGCACTTCGCCTACAGGGACGCCTTGGCCTCCGGAGAGACCTCCTTGGGCAACACCGAAGGTGCGGCGGCGATGGGAGCCGTCGTCCGCAACACCTTCGTGCAGGGCACTCTCTCGATCGTCTTCGCGCTGCTGGTGGCGATGGTCGTCATCATGGCCGTGTGGAAGTCTGTCGAAGCCATCAAGAAGGGTTCGCTGCCCACCTCCGAGGAGCCCTACACGGAGACCAAGATGTTCGCCCCGGCTGGTCTCATCGCCAGGAAGGCCGAACGCGAAGTCCAGGCCCAGTGGGAAGAGCATTCCCCGCAGCACCGACCATGA
- the trpS gene encoding tryptophan--tRNA ligase: MMTSSQPRTVSGIQATSDSLHLGNYIGALQQFVAHQESHDAFYFIANMHAITVEQDPTDLRERTLRTAAQFIAAGIDPEKSTIFVQSQVPAHPQLSWVLECTTSMGEASRMTQFKDKSAKQDHVSLGLLTYPALMAADILLYNPQMVPVGEDQRQHLELTRNLAERFNYRFGETFVVPDAQILKATAKIYDLQNPSAKMSKSLPSPLGRIDLLDEAKSLTKKIKSAVTDDGKEIAYDPEAKPGVSNLLTIYSSLTSRSVDDIVAEYEGKMYGHLKVDLAEVAVEALAPIRERTNELLQDRAQLQTILDAGAEKANEIAEVTLRDVYDKVGFI; this comes from the coding sequence ATGATGACTTCTTCTCAGCCACGCACAGTTTCCGGTATTCAGGCCACCTCGGACTCACTTCACCTGGGGAACTACATCGGAGCTCTGCAGCAGTTCGTGGCGCATCAGGAGTCACACGATGCCTTCTACTTCATCGCGAACATGCACGCGATCACCGTCGAGCAGGATCCGACGGACCTGCGCGAACGGACTCTGCGCACGGCGGCGCAGTTCATTGCGGCAGGCATCGATCCGGAGAAGTCGACGATCTTCGTCCAGTCTCAGGTCCCCGCGCATCCGCAGCTGTCATGGGTCCTCGAATGCACCACGTCCATGGGCGAGGCCAGTCGGATGACGCAGTTCAAGGACAAGTCGGCCAAGCAGGACCACGTGTCCCTGGGTCTGCTCACCTATCCCGCGCTGATGGCAGCCGACATCCTCCTCTACAACCCGCAGATGGTGCCCGTGGGTGAGGACCAGCGCCAGCACCTCGAACTGACGAGGAACTTGGCCGAACGCTTCAACTACCGGTTCGGTGAGACCTTCGTCGTCCCCGATGCACAGATCCTCAAAGCCACCGCGAAGATCTACGACCTGCAGAACCCTTCGGCCAAGATGTCGAAGTCCCTGCCCAGCCCTCTGGGCCGCATCGACCTCCTTGATGAGGCGAAGTCGCTGACGAAGAAGATCAAGTCTGCTGTCACCGACGACGGCAAGGAGATCGCCTACGACCCGGAGGCCAAGCCCGGAGTGTCGAACCTGCTCACGATCTACTCCTCCCTGACCTCTCGGTCGGTCGACGACATTGTGGCCGAGTACGAAGGGAAGATGTACGGCCACCTCAAAGTCGACCTGGCCGAGGTCGCCGTCGAGGCGCTCGCCCCTATTCGTGAGCGCACCAATGAGCTCCTGCAGGACCGGGCTCAGCTCCAGACGATCCTCGATGCCGGTGCTGAGAAGGCCAATGAGATCGCCGAGGTGACCCTGCGAGACGTCTATGACAAGGTCGGCTTCATCTGA
- a CDS encoding App1 family protein yields MAKKKPEEGPLNLSPDMLHTAARLEDRFNGWLQNRATDHTYQRTVIAYDTYGGTGWVRVLGRLVLTPTGQPAADVEASIRGWRSFVSVPLPNDTAWVRVNDEEHMVTADRGGIIDTVIPGDFEPGETEIELWTDGSLVDSANVRIIGEDSTFGIISDIDDTVMVTSLPRPFLAAWNTFVLSEHARSPVAGMAVLYDRITYMRPNTPMVYLSTGAWNSALTIKRFLSRNLYPMGPLLLTDWGPTTTRVFRSGKEHKRNSLERLSREFPWMKWLLIGDDGQKDEEVYGEFVDNHPDNVAAVAIRQLTVGEAVWAGGRSKRHGRGQGVPWIYAPDGAGLSSRLTERGIISTI; encoded by the coding sequence GTGGCGAAGAAGAAACCCGAAGAAGGACCGCTGAACCTCAGTCCGGACATGCTGCACACTGCGGCCCGACTGGAAGACCGTTTCAACGGCTGGCTGCAGAATCGCGCCACCGACCACACCTATCAGCGCACGGTCATCGCCTATGACACCTACGGTGGAACCGGGTGGGTGAGAGTGCTCGGCCGTTTGGTCCTGACGCCGACGGGCCAACCGGCGGCGGACGTGGAGGCGAGCATCCGCGGCTGGAGGTCCTTCGTCAGTGTGCCCCTGCCCAATGACACAGCGTGGGTGCGAGTCAACGACGAAGAGCATATGGTCACCGCTGACCGCGGCGGCATCATCGACACAGTGATTCCCGGGGACTTCGAGCCGGGAGAGACCGAAATCGAGCTGTGGACCGACGGGTCTCTCGTCGATTCCGCCAACGTGCGGATCATCGGTGAGGACTCGACGTTCGGCATCATCTCCGATATCGACGACACCGTCATGGTCACGTCGCTGCCCAGGCCGTTCCTGGCCGCCTGGAACACCTTCGTCCTCAGCGAACATGCCAGGTCGCCGGTGGCGGGAATGGCGGTCCTCTATGACCGGATCACCTATATGCGCCCCAACACTCCGATGGTCTATCTCTCAACGGGTGCATGGAATTCGGCGCTGACGATCAAACGGTTCCTGTCTCGCAATCTCTACCCGATGGGCCCTCTGCTGCTCACTGACTGGGGGCCGACGACGACGCGGGTCTTCCGTTCGGGCAAGGAACACAAACGCAATTCTCTCGAGCGGCTGTCACGTGAGTTCCCGTGGATGAAATGGCTGCTCATCGGCGACGACGGGCAGAAGGACGAAGAAGTCTACGGTGAGTTCGTCGACAACCATCCGGACAATGTCGCCGCTGTCGCCATCCGGCAGCTCACCGTCGGTGAAGCAGTCTGGGCCGGTGGCCGCTCGAAGCGCCACGGCCGCGGTCAGGGAGTGCCGTGGATCTATGCCCCGGACGGTGCAGGCCTGTCATCGCGCCTGACCGAACGGGGCATCATCTCCACGATCTGA
- a CDS encoding NAD(P)H-dependent flavin oxidoreductase, with the protein MNSFANLLPQLRLPVFGSPMFIASGPELVKAQCQAGIIGSFPTLNARPAAMLTDWLDEIRESNAAFTAANPDRPAAPFAVNLIVHRSNNRLEEDLAEVVRHQVPIVVTSLGAREEVNEAVHSYGGIVLHDVINNKFAHKAVEKGADGVIAVAAGAGGHAGALSPFALVQEIRTWFDGPLLLSGAIAHGRSVLAALAAGADCAYVGSAFLSTTEANVVDDYKQMIVDSAAEDVVYSNYFTGVKGNYLRGSITASGLDPDNLPEADPTKMDFGTKDGSDSKAWKDIWGSGQGIGVLGAKRTTAELVEGFAAEYEAAKKELSARL; encoded by the coding sequence ATGAATTCTTTTGCCAATCTTCTCCCCCAGCTGCGGCTGCCGGTCTTCGGCTCTCCCATGTTCATCGCATCGGGGCCCGAACTGGTCAAGGCCCAGTGCCAGGCCGGCATCATCGGCTCCTTCCCCACCCTCAACGCCCGTCCGGCTGCGATGCTCACCGACTGGCTGGACGAGATCAGGGAGTCCAACGCCGCGTTCACCGCGGCGAATCCTGACCGGCCTGCGGCACCGTTCGCGGTGAACCTCATCGTTCACCGCTCAAACAACCGCTTGGAAGAAGACCTCGCCGAGGTGGTTCGCCACCAGGTGCCCATCGTGGTCACGTCTCTGGGAGCGCGTGAAGAGGTCAACGAGGCCGTCCATTCCTACGGCGGCATCGTCCTCCACGACGTCATCAACAACAAGTTCGCGCACAAGGCCGTGGAGAAGGGCGCCGACGGCGTCATCGCCGTGGCCGCCGGTGCCGGCGGGCATGCCGGAGCGCTCTCCCCCTTCGCTTTGGTCCAGGAGATCCGGACCTGGTTCGACGGGCCGCTGCTGCTCTCGGGTGCCATTGCACACGGCCGCTCGGTCCTCGCCGCCTTGGCCGCCGGGGCAGACTGCGCCTACGTGGGCTCGGCCTTCCTGTCCACGACCGAGGCCAACGTCGTCGACGACTACAAGCAGATGATCGTCGATTCCGCAGCCGAAGACGTCGTCTATTCCAACTACTTCACGGGAGTCAAGGGCAACTACCTGCGCGGATCGATCACCGCTTCAGGGCTTGACCCCGACAACCTGCCCGAGGCCGATCCGACGAAGATGGACTTCGGCACCAAGGACGGCTCGGACTCCAAAGCGTGGAAGGACATCTGGGGCTCAGGACAGGGCATCGGCGTCCTCGGTGCCAAGCGCACCACCGCAGAGCTCGTCGAGGGCTTCGCAGCAGAGTACGAAGCGGCGAAGAAGGAACTCAGCGCCCGCCTCTGA
- a CDS encoding enoyl-CoA hydratase produces MSDYETILTAVDQGVATITINRPKALNALNMQVLTDVTDAAAAFDADDEVKAIIITGTGKAFAAGADIKEMSDLDFATAYKADWFAGWTRLTDVRKPVITAVNGFALGGGCELAMMGDILIASTKAKFGQPEINLGVLPGMGGSQRLTRAIGKAKSMDLCLTGRMMDAEEAERSGLVARIVEPEELLATANEIAQTIASKSRIASAMVKEAVNTAFETTLEQGLKYERRLFHSSLATNDQSEGMAAFVEKRDANFTDS; encoded by the coding sequence ATGAGCGACTACGAAACTATCCTCACGGCCGTCGACCAGGGCGTTGCCACCATCACGATCAACCGTCCGAAGGCCCTCAACGCACTGAACATGCAGGTGCTCACCGACGTCACCGACGCGGCCGCCGCGTTCGACGCCGATGACGAGGTCAAAGCGATCATCATCACCGGCACCGGCAAGGCCTTCGCCGCCGGCGCAGACATCAAGGAGATGTCTGACCTCGACTTCGCCACCGCGTACAAGGCCGACTGGTTCGCCGGCTGGACCCGCCTCACCGACGTCCGCAAACCGGTCATCACCGCGGTCAACGGCTTCGCCCTCGGCGGCGGCTGCGAGCTGGCGATGATGGGCGACATCCTCATCGCCTCGACCAAGGCGAAATTCGGCCAGCCGGAGATCAACCTCGGCGTCCTGCCTGGCATGGGCGGATCCCAGCGCCTGACTCGGGCCATCGGCAAGGCCAAGTCCATGGACCTGTGCCTGACCGGACGCATGATGGATGCCGAGGAGGCCGAGCGTTCGGGTCTCGTCGCACGTATCGTCGAGCCCGAGGAACTGCTTGCAACGGCCAACGAGATCGCGCAGACGATCGCGTCCAAGTCCCGCATCGCCTCGGCGATGGTCAAGGAAGCGGTCAACACCGCATTCGAAACGACCCTCGAGCAGGGGCTGAAGTACGAACGTCGCCTCTTCCACTCGAGCCTGGCCACAAACGACCAGTCCGAGGGAATGGCCGCATTCGTCGAGAAGCGGGACGCGAACTTCACGGATTCCTGA